The Calothrix sp. PCC 7507 DNA segment CATTTACTTCAATTTTGCGGACTTTTAGTTTAGCAAGGGCGAGGGTTTGGGAGGCGAGAACATCCCGGACTTGACTTGTACCAATACCAAAGGCGATCGCCCCAAATGCACCATGACTCGAAGTGTGGCTATCTCCACAGGCTATAGTTAGTCCTGGCTGGGTAAGTCCCAATTCTGGGGCGATGACGTGGACTATACCCTGACTGCCAGAACCAATGTTATAAAAGGTGATGTTATTTTCCTGACAGTTCTGCTCTAGTGCCTCAATCATTTCCTCTGCCAAGGTATCAACAAAGGGACGTGCTTGATTTTCTGTGGGCACAATATGATCGACTGTCGCCACAGTCCGCTCTGGAAACATCACCTTTAGACCCCGCTCTCTTAGCATGGCAAAGGCCTGGGGACTGGTGACTTCATGAATTAGATGTAGCCCAATAAATAGTTGCGTTAGTCCTGAAGGAAGTGTACCAACGGTATGTAAGTCCCAAACTTTGTCAAACAGGGTACCTTTGCTCATACTTCAATCAATTTTTAAGGAGTCGGACTTTTTATGCTACCAAAAAAGAGTCGGTCTTTTCCGAGATCACTTGATTTTATCGCCGGAAGCAGATTGCTCGTCATGTCTTTATCTCACGCAGAGGCGCAAAGGAAGAAGAGAAGAGGTGATAACCGCGCTAAAGGTTCTCTACGAGAGGCTACGCCAACGCTTGGTGATTTTTAGAAGTGCGTAGACAGATTGTGGGTAACAGGAAAGCGTTATGTGCTAATGCTAGACTAAATGCAACGATGAGACAAGAGCAGATGGTTTCCAGCGTTGGAACTACTGATACCATTAAAAGCTTAAACGATTTACAGACTCTCTGTAATTTAACTCAAGCTGATAGCGATCGCTTTTTCTATGAGTGGATTGACGAATTACCCGAACTCAACCAACAACAACAGGCGGGTGTTGCTCGGATTAAGCAGCGTTATGACTACCATCGAGTTGATGGTCTACTGTATTTAATAGCCATACTTCTACAAAATATCCGAGATTCTCAAAAGTTTCTTTAATAATATCTATTACTTTTATGCCTTCAAAATTTTTGCGTGAAAGCAACCCTTTAACATTCTCCATTACAAAAGCTTTGGGTTCTAGAAAAGATATCCATTGAGCAAAGTTAATGAATAAACTATTTCTAGGGTCTTTAGGATCTTTTTGTGCTGGACCAGCAATACTAAAGCCTTGACATGGAGGTCCACCAATAACAATATCAGGCTTTAACAGACAAATATCCTTGACGCTACTTGCAGTATTAAAATTACGTAGATCGTGTTGAATAACTGTCATACTAGGACGGTTATGGCGTAGGGTATCGCAAGCCCAGGCATCGATTTTAACAGATAGAGGAACAGAGAAACCTGCCATCTCAAAACCCAAACCAAAGCCGCCAGCCCCAGCAAACAAATCAATAGTAATAGGTTGTGCTGTCAGCATAGACTTTTAATGTGGTTACTAATCCAGATTATCTTCTAAACACTCTAGTACAGGTCGGCGGAAATGAGCATACCATTGTAGTGCGAGCATCTTGCTCGCGTTTGTCTGCGAGCAAGATACTCGCACTACTCTAGATTATCAAAATGAATTTATAAAATGGTATGGTTATTTACGCCATGCAGTAATAGGATGATATGCTTGTAGTGCTTTGTCAATCTACTACACAGTTATTCTGGTCAATATATCTTGGCTATAAGTAATTTTTAGTATTATTAATGGCTAACAAAAACTAATAAAAAAGAAAGGGAAATAAAAAAATTGCCTTGTGATTTCTAAATCACAAGGCAAGCTAACTCTCTAAATGATTTCTTTAATCCGCGCTCTCTGCGCCTTCGCGGTTCGTTAAAGCTGCTTCACTTCCGAAACCAACTTCGACACCATATCCTTCGCACTACCAAAGAGCATTGTAGTTTTATCCTTGTAGAACAATTCATTATCTACACCGGCAAAACCTGTACTCATCCCGCGCTTAATCACAATTGTCTGTTTCGCTTTATCAACTTCTAGAATTGGCATCCCATAAATTGGGCTATTAACATCAGTACGCGCCGCTGGATTGACTACATCATTTGCCCCAATTACTAAAGCTACATCGGCTTGTTCAAACTGGGGATTGATATCATCCATGTCATACAACTGGGTGTAAGCGACATTCGCCTCAGCTAGTAACACATTCATGTGCCCTGGCATTCTGCCAGCAACAGGGTGAATGGCATATTTAACATCAACGCCCATCCGTTCTAGTTGATCTGCCAACTCGCGGACGCTATGTTGCGCTTGAGCAACTGCCATGCCATAACCAGGGACAATCACCACAGAACGGGCATAACCTAACATCATTGCGCCTTCTTCGGGATCAATGCTGCGGACGGTTTGATCGATCGCACCAGCACCAGCAGCACCACTAGAAGTAGAACCTGTACCAAAAGCACTGAACAGCACACTGAAGAGTGAACGGTTCATTGCCTTACACATAATCTCGGTGAGGATTAACCCTGATGCTCCTACCAACGCCCCGGCGATGATTAACATATTGTTCATCACCACAAAACCAGCGGCGGATGCGGCGACACCAGATAAGGAGTTCAACAGCGAAATTACCACGGGCATGTCGCCGCCACCAATGGGGATGACGAACATGACACCCAATACTAAAGAAATAGCAACGACTGCTAAGAATATAGGTAGGCTATCTGGGGTGATGATTAAGTAGGCACTACCCACCACGTAACCACCTAAAAGTAAAAGGTTAAATGGTTGCTGGAAAGGAAATGTAATTGGGGAACCGCTAATTAAACCTTGCAATTTGGCAAAGGCGAGAAAGCTACCTGTGAAGGTGACACCGCCGATTAATACGTCCAACAACATGGAGATGTTGACATCTAAGGGTACCGGTGCGCCAGCATCCAACAACCGCCAGAATTCAGCCACGGCGACTAATGCCGAAGCCGCACCGCCCAAACCGTTGAGTAAACCCACCATTTGGGGCATTTCGGTCATTTGGACTTTGTAAGCGGCGATCGCACCGATCCCCGATCCAATTGCCAAGCCCAACAATATCATCTCGTAGTTCAACACATGCTGATCTAGCATTGTCGCCACGATCGCCAGCAACATCCCCACTGCGGCGACAACATTACCGTTGCGTGCTGTCGCGGGTGATCCCAGCTTTTTCAACCCCAGAATGAATAAGGATGCAGCGACTAAGTACGTCAGCTGAATGCCAGTTGGTAAAAAATCGCTCACGCCTTAATCTCCTTTTTCTTGAACATTTGCAACATTCTGTCTGTGACTAGAAAACCACCAACCACGTTGACTGTTGCCAATATCACGGCAATCAACCCAAGAATGACTGAGACATTTGTCTCCCTAGCACCAGCAGCTACGATCGCCCCCAGCACCGCAATTCCAGAAATCGCGTTTGAGCCTGACATCAAAGGCGTGTGCAGGGTAGGTGGCACTTTGTTGATGACTTCAAAGCCGATAAAGGATGCCAGCACAAATACAAATAAAGCTGCAAGTAATGCTTCTGTCATGAAATAAAAACTCCTTTTGTGTATGGGGAA contains these protein-coding regions:
- a CDS encoding DNA cytosine methyltransferase; the encoded protein is MLTAQPITIDLFAGAGGFGLGFEMAGFSVPLSVKIDAWACDTLRHNRPSMTVIQHDLRNFNTASSVKDICLLKPDIVIGGPPCQGFSIAGPAQKDPKDPRNSLFINFAQWISFLEPKAFVMENVKGLLSRKNFEGIKVIDIIKETFENLGYFVEVWLLNTVDHQLDGSHNAA
- a CDS encoding NAD(P)(+) transhydrogenase (Re/Si-specific) subunit beta; translation: MSDFLPTGIQLTYLVAASLFILGLKKLGSPATARNGNVVAAVGMLLAIVATMLDQHVLNYEMILLGLAIGSGIGAIAAYKVQMTEMPQMVGLLNGLGGAASALVAVAEFWRLLDAGAPVPLDVNISMLLDVLIGGVTFTGSFLAFAKLQGLISGSPITFPFQQPFNLLLLGGYVVGSAYLIITPDSLPIFLAVVAISLVLGVMFVIPIGGGDMPVVISLLNSLSGVAASAAGFVVMNNMLIIAGALVGASGLILTEIMCKAMNRSLFSVLFSAFGTGSTSSGAAGAGAIDQTVRSIDPEEGAMMLGYARSVVIVPGYGMAVAQAQHSVRELADQLERMGVDVKYAIHPVAGRMPGHMNVLLAEANVAYTQLYDMDDINPQFEQADVALVIGANDVVNPAARTDVNSPIYGMPILEVDKAKQTIVIKRGMSTGFAGVDNELFYKDKTTMLFGSAKDMVSKLVSEVKQL
- a CDS encoding NAD(P) transhydrogenase subunit alpha, encoding MTEALLAALFVFVLASFIGFEVINKVPPTLHTPLMSGSNAISGIAVLGAIVAAGARETNVSVILGLIAVILATVNVVGGFLVTDRMLQMFKKKEIKA